The Diceros bicornis minor isolate mBicDic1 chromosome 14, mDicBic1.mat.cur, whole genome shotgun sequence genome segment GCCCTGTCTCACGGTCCCTGAAGCGCTCCGGGTCCCCTGGGGGCCCAGCCCCTCACTCACAGCGCGTCCGCGGGGCGCACGTAGCGCAGCGTGTAGTTGGCGCCCGCGTTGTTGTCCCAGTACTCGCCTTGGGCGCAGCGGTAGCGGACAGCGAAGTGGACGGCGACGCCCGGCGCGTCCGCGTCCTCCCCCTCCTTGGGCTGCAGGCCGGGGGGCAGGCACAGCGAGAAGTGGAAGCGCTCGGCGCCCGGCTCCTCCTCGGCATCCCCAGGCCCGGGACCCCCCGACGGCGCCCCTGGCTCCACTGGCTCGGGCTGCAGCTCGGCCGGCACGTCCAGGAAGGAGCGCCACTCGGTGAAGGTGTAGCGGACCGCCACGGTCCGCGGCCCGGGGCAGCCCAGCACCCGGCCGGAGCCTGTCACCTCCGCGCCAGGGAGCGCCGAGCAGTGCACGCGCTCCAAGCACACGCGCTGCCGCCTCAGGCGCTCGGCCGCGGCGCCCGGCTCCGGAAGCTGGAAGACAGGCCGAAGCCGGGGAGGCGGCGCGGAGAGGggcgcggccgccgccgccgcggccagcAGGCCGGGGAGCTGCTCCAGGTCCTCGGCGCGCATGGGGAAGCTGCGAAGGCGGGAGAGCACGGCCGGCGGCACCTGCGGCTCCTCGGCCTCGCTGAAGTGCTTCACGCTGGCCAGGCTCAGCCCCAGCGCGTCCGCAAACTGCACCCGCTTCTTGCACTTGGCACAGCAGCCGCCGGGGCCGTGAGGCACGCCCCCGGCCCTCCGGCCGCCCTCCGCGCCGAGCCCCAGGGCAAGCTGCTGTCGCTGCTGCAGAAGTTTCGCCGCCTGCAAGATCGGGTCGGCGGGTAGGGAAAAGGAacgcgcgcggcggcggcggcggcattCCAGCAGCTCCTCCTGCTCCCGGGGGGCAGCCTCTTCCGCCGGGGACAGAGGCTCAGCGTCGGGGCTCGGGGCCTCGGATATACCGCCGCCGTCCCCGCCACTCTCCATGCAGGGAACCCCCGGGGTAGGCAGCTCCTCAGCTGGCGGGGTGTCTCCACAGGGTGCAGGTCCCTGCGCCTCCAAACTCAGCAGCTGCGCCTCCTGGGGCTCCATCACGCCGTCTGGCCCCAGGACTTGTCCGGGTCGCGAACCCGCGGCTCAAGACTCCTCTGGAGACTTAACGCCTCGGGTCGTTGCAAGAGCGCGCAGCACCCGCCCTGGGCTCCAGAGGAGAATGCGCTTCCACTGGGGAGCCTCCGGGTTTTAGCGGAGTGGGAGGAGGATGCGGGCCTGGGGACGGCTTGAGCGAGGCGGTCTCGGGATTGAACCTGCCCGCGGCGGGGGAGGGTCCAGGGGGGAGGCGCGGGCCGCCCTCCCGCTACCTGGCGCGGCCGCGGGAACACCTGGAAGCGAAGCGGCGCCGGATTAGAGCGAGTGGGTGGGGTTCCCAAATGCTCCGGCAGAAAGGGGGAGCCGGCTTTCTGGAAGTCTGGGgctcccttttccttccctcccagGCCCGCGGGGCTCGCGTCGGTCCCGCCTCCGGAGCTCCAGGGAGAACTCGCGCTCAGCTTTCGTGGACACGGGCTTGAACAGTCCTCCTCCTGCCCGTGAAGTTGGCCCCCAGGTCCTGACGGGTCGGCCCTCGGGGGTCGCAGAGCGGGCTCCTCCCGGCTGTCGCATCGGCCCAGGAAGTCTCTGGGCAGGCGCGCAGTTGAGGACAACTCGCCTGCAGGGCAGCTGGAGGCAGCCGGGCCGCGCGGAGGAGAGCGTGGAGcgcctccctctttctcttccttccttccccgaACTTCAGGGCGCCCCGGGCTCCAGTCCCGCTCGGAAGCCTGACCCCGCGGCGCGGAGTGGGCTTGGGCCGAGTGTGGGGCGGGGACGATGCCAGGACGCGCGGAGGAGTGGACACGGCCGCCAGCCGAGAGCTGCCGGAGGCCATTCGCGCGGGCCCCGGGAGCACGTCCCCGCTCCTCCCCTCGTCCCGCCCGCCGCGGCTCCGAGCTCCGGGCCAGAGGAGAGGGGGCCCCGCGGAAGAGGCCCCCGCGCCGCGCGCACTGCCTCCCACCGCGGCCGGACACGGCGCCACAGCCCCTAACGCGCTCTCCTCGCCCCCCGGAGAGGGGCCCGGCGCGCGCTGGGACTGCAGGGTCGCCGCCCTGCCGACCCGAGGCCGCGAGTCCCTCCCGGGTCTTCCGTGGGAATGCGGAACCTGGGGATTGGGGGGGACTTCCAGaagtgtgttttgttgttgtttcgttttgtttttaagGCTAACTTTACTTTGAGCCAAGTTAGTGATTCTCAAAACTTCAGCGCGCATCGGCGTCACCTGGAGAGGTTGTGGAAACACATTGCTGAGCTCCACCCTGGAGTTTCTGAGTCGTTAGGTCTGGGATGGGCCCTAAAGTATTCTGACAGGGGCATTCTGATGCTGAGCTCTAGGGACCGCATTTGAGGACTACTGATAAACCTATGTGCACATGTGTACAGTTACGTGTATACAAAGTTGTGGATTCTAGGAACATATCTActgtttcataaa includes the following:
- the PPP1R3G gene encoding protein phosphatase 1 regulatory subunit 3G; this translates as MEPQEAQLLSLEAQGPAPCGDTPPAEELPTPGVPCMESGGDGGGISEAPSPDAEPLSPAEEAAPREQEELLECRRRRRARSFSLPADPILQAAKLLQQRQQLALGLGAEGGRRAGGVPHGPGGCCAKCKKRVQFADALGLSLASVKHFSEAEEPQVPPAVLSRLRSFPMRAEDLEQLPGLLAAAAAAAPLSAPPPRLRPVFQLPEPGAAAERLRRQRVCLERVHCSALPGAEVTGSGRVLGCPGPRTVAVRYTFTEWRSFLDVPAELQPEPVEPGAPSGGPGPGDAEEEPGAERFHFSLCLPPGLQPKEGEDADAPGVAVHFAVRYRCAQGEYWDNNAGANYTLRYVRPADAL